CTCACAACATACCCCAGTTACGCAGCTTACTTAAGACGCTCACAACAGACCTTCTTTGTTACTGGGTGCAccagaaaacatgtcagcagtgtcaTACGTCAGCAgcgttgtgaacgcgctcacagcAGACCCGGAAGAGACGAcgatgctgaataaagttgttgttttttatttttggaccaaaatgtattttcgatgcttcaaaaaattctaactgaacctctgatgtcacatggactactttgaagatgtttttattatctttctggacatggacagtataccgtacatacattttcaatggagggtcagaaagcttttggactaaatctaaaatatcttaaactgtgttacgaagatgaatggaggtcttacgggtttggaacgacatgagggtgagtcattaatgacattattaaaatttttcggtgaactaaccctttaatgctttcatacaaacatacaatcataataattcaatatttatgaTTACACTGATCCCTGACTGGTCTAACACCAGGCTGGGAAATAGCAGTGTTGATAACTGGCGAACCTAACTGATTAGAAAAGATTGCGATTTAAACTTAAACTTGAGTTTAAGTTTATACTGGGTTTGAATTTAGAGCAATAAGTGTTTTGCCATGATGGTTCTATGAATCTACAGATTTGTGAGAGACATAGAAAAGTAGAGTTCAGGTAGATGGGGCTAAACTTTACCATCAGCCTGCTCCTGGGAAACTGCGCTATCATCTGCAAAACATCTTGTGCCTGAAATGTTACCATAGTCAAATATCGGCCCTTCCAGCAATGTCACAATATCCAGCCGATTGATCTTAGTCAGGACTGCAGTTAAGGCATCcgctaaaaggaaaaaaaaaaagatattcatgGTTGCACATATTAGCTGAACAATAAATTTAGCCTTTAAGTTGTTTCACTTATAATGGCTTAGAATATGATTTGGAAACAGAAGTCTGTCCCTGCCCAAACCCCACCCACCTTTCTCCTCTCTGTATGATTTACCCTTATTCAGAAAATATGTAGTGCATAGGCACACTTACTTGTAGCGTTTTTACCATCTCGGCTAACCCATTTCTTTAATAGCATGAAACTCTGAGCTGTCAATGAGTTGGGGTTTTCCACACGGATTTGATTTATCTCATCAACCGAAAATTCCATTTCCCTGGCCAGCTCTGCAAcacattaaatatagattaacGACTCCTCTGTCTTTACCACTCCCCCCGTACACATGTGCGCAGTACTGCAGTGACTGCAGATGGCACACCCTACTGATCGCAGCAGCACCGATGCTTTGAGAATCAACAACAAATAATTCAAAGTCAtatgtgcaaaaaataataatactaaaaagcagcatttaggggtaaaaatgtgacattatttGCACAGATGACATTATTACAGAGATATAAACATATAGAGTATATTTGTGCTAAGGTGCAATGCAACACTTTATCCTCTAGGTGGTGTCGTTTCTCACCAGTCCAACTCAGGCCAAGATGATCCGCCACAATAGCCATACGTACATCTGTTCTTTCACAGGGGCTCTGAGGGCCTGAGAGCAGAAGATGGAAAGCCATGAAAatctttaaaacataatattcagAGAAgtatttagaaaagtaataaatcAGACTACCCTTTTCTGATCAAGTCAAGATAATTAAAAGTTTGGGggagatttttgcatttttaagccACAACAAAATGAGTCAATATCCAAATAACAGGTGAGGGGAGATTGATCAGAAAAGagttgcaaaaatattttgatatagtCAATTATCTTGTTAGTGGTTTTAAGAGGTTAGATTTGTAAAGAATGCATCTAACCAATCTATTTGGAAATGTTTAAACCTTCTTACAGTATACTCTTACcagaaacacaacaaataaattgcaaaaaagaCATGATTCAAATGTCTCTACAGCTACAGCAGAGGGTCAAATGCGAATTCACAGTATCAAATGAAACTAAACATGCGGTATCTTTGGTGCTGTGCTAGGACTGTGTGTCTGCGTGGGCTCACAAGATCTATAGGCTTCCTTAACACCTTACACGAAACTAGGAACCAAAAAAATGGCCAGCAACCCACTCACACTGGCATGCTACAGTAAAACTGACTATCCATAGAAAGAGATCTGAAAACAGGTTAAGAGACCAGCACACAAgtacacaaagagagagaaaatgacaaatgacagaGATGACATCTACAGTCAGGTCACACCACAGGCAATCACAACGGCTCATGCAACTAAGATCATACAAGTGTAAAGTTTTACAAACTAGGCTTGATCTCCACGCCGGGGGCCACTTGAGGCCCAGCACCCTGACTGCCTTCACCTCCATCAGTCCTcctactcctcctcctcctgtctcTCCTGGACTGCTCAACCTGTGATCTCACGTCTCTAGCAGACCTGGATGTATGGTAGGGTTGCGACGCTTCTGATAAAGATGTGTTCCTTGATGTGCTGCTTTCTTCATCCTTATCATATGCCTGCATCTTTTTCTCTTCACTGGAAAGGCAGTCCACTTGCTTTACTGCACTACTAGGTTTTGAACTACTAGAACTTTTGCCAACCTCACGTAGGGGCTTCTGATCACATTTACTGCCTGATCTACTCACTGGACCGGGTTTTGATCTTTTGTTGTTGGTTATCGTTTTGGTTGGCTGTGTTTTACCTTTCTGTTTGGCTATTGTGGTGGTCCTACATTTCCCAACTGGTGAGGAACTAACATGTTTAACCTTCATCATTGGGATTCTAGATTTAGGCTTCACATCTGGGAATGGATCTAATCGATTCCTGGCTACTGGTCTAATCTTCTGAATTGGTTTAGAAGATACTAGATCTTTTTTACAACCCAGTGGTGGATGAGGTGCTCTCACTGGCAACCTAGACTTTGGTGGCTTTCTTGTAATGTCTTTGCATTTGGAGATTACATCATTCTCTGTACTGCCATTCCTGAAAGTACCAGTGTCCTTTCTGACTGAATCTTCACATGGGTTTATTAATTGAACTGAGCAAAGATCAGACATTAACAGCTGTTCAGTTTGTATGCCGCTTTGTAGCAAGCAGTGTGTTCCAGCATTTAAGGCCTCAAGATTAGCATTATTACTACAGTTTCTGGAATTACTGGAAGTTGTCTGGAGGTATGTTTGTGGTTCTGTCCTCGATGAGTCTGTCATCTGATTGTACTTGCTTGTGCTATAGGTGTCTGGTCCTACTTGATGTGCAGTTTCTGGTGTTTGACCTTGTGAACTATCCCAGTCTACACAAACAAAATCTCTCCTCTCAATGTTGGAAGATTTGAGTCCTACCTTAAAAGAAGAACATAAAGAACTGACTTCTGAATAGGGGGGAGGCTCCATGTCATGAGATGTGTCAGAGTGGTCAGTGCATATCTGAATGATATTGTATGATATAACCGTGTTGTCCTCCATCTTAACTTGTGCTCTCTCAACTATCTGTGGATTTGAGGTGACTACATTTGGTTTTCTGACCCCATCCCCTATCCTCCCTCCTAATGTATGCTCACCGATCTGAAAAAATTGCAGCCTCTCTTCAACAAAATCCCGCTTGCTCATGTCAATCGCACCACTGCGGGTCATCTCAAACATCTTCCCTTCGTGGAAGGGGAAAGGGTTTGGCTCGCTAGTTGGTGTGCTTTCATCGGTTGGGGTTCTTGCAGGAGTTGTGTCAGGGGTTGTTGCTGTAGACTTGTCATCTACTGCTAGCCCAAACGGCTTGGGCTCATCATCTTTTATTCTAGCGTCCACTACTTCATCTTCTCCTCCCTTGCTTGACCAAGGATCAAAGCCTTTTGTTGCAACAGTTTTAAAAGGCGTATTAAACTCCTCATCTAGCTTGTAACTAAAGTAAGTTTCAGACAATCCTTGATCAGATTGTTTTCCATCCTTTTCACCGTCCTTTCCATTCCTTTTGTTTGAGGGATCAGTCTTAGCTTTGGTCTTTTTGTAATCCTCAGCTGGTGATTCTTCATGAATTACTTCAAGTTTACTTTGGCAACGGTCACTTGGTCTAGACATATTATCTAATGCCCAAAGATCCTTTCTGTTTTCATTGGGAAATCCAAATGGTTTGGCAATAGATTCACTTAAGCCGTCATCCTCATCTTGAAGTTCATATCCATCAAGAGAGTCGATCTCAGTGGCATCAGTGTCATGAGAGAACTCTGCAGTTGTCGCTATTGAGCAATCTGTGATGGACTGATCATTGCCATTTTGTTCATAATCATAATCTTCTGCTTTTCCATTATCATTTGCCCCTTGTTCTTTATCGTTTCCATTCTTGTCCGTTTTTTTGGATGGGCTTTTCATCAAATCTTTGTCCTCATCTATCTTAAAGGTATATTTCTTTATTGGAATAGGTTTAAAGACAGATTCCTCCTCCGCACTTGAATCACTATCATTAGCTCCTGGGGGCACAGGAGATGGAGGCTGGACTCTTATTATAGGTTCAGCAAGAAGATGTTTATCATGCTCCTCTTGGAGATTTACTTCCATCAATTCAGTCTCAGCCTCTGAGGAAGGAGTTGACCCTTTTTTCTCAGGCTGTGAGGAATCAGAATCCAAGGGTGGTGGAGGAGGGAACTCTATATATGCAACTCTTTTGTTTTGTGTCCCCTGGCCATTTTCGTGCTTACCATTGGCTCCTTTTTCTGGTCCAGATTCTGTCAAATGAATAGCTTTGCCTTGCTCACTATCTTCTGACTCCTCTGAAACCTCAGCTATTGGGCTTGCAATACCTggcataaatgcaataaatggatCAGGGGTTCTTGAGGTGAGATCATAGCTGACCTCTTCTGAGCTTGGTGTCTCTGGAGTCATAGGACTTTTGCCAGAGCTATCGATAAAAGAGAACTGTTCTAAAGTGTCATCATCTGGGCTGCCTTGAGGAGATGTGGGCTGTTTCTGTTTAACTGCATAAATTGTTCGGCTTTCTGAGCTAACCATCTTTTTGAATGTTCCATTGCTTCCTCCTCCTCCCATATCTTTGTCAGACTGTTTCCCTACTTGAACACTTACATAGACTGGTAAAGTTTTAAGCCCTTTGAAACTTTCTCTTGTTGTAACGGTGGATATTTTTTCGACCAAACTACTGTCACTTAGACCACTTGTTCTACTTTCAGCAGAGACCTCTTCAGACTTCTTTGTTGCAGCTTCCTCTCTCTGTAACTCTGAACGGCCCTGAACCCTTGGTTTGGTCAGGGTAGGTATTTGCGATGGGCTCTTTTCGGATAATTTAGTTAATGTGTCTTGATTTGCCTTCTTTGACTGATTATTGTCTGAAGAACCAGGTGATGTTCTCACAGGAATATGAGATTCTGTCTTTTTCATAAGGGTCTTTATCTGAAAGTCATTCCTACTGATATTATCCTTAGAGAATGAAGCTGTTTTAACTGTCTCATTTTTAATGTCACCCTTTAAAAACTGCTGCTCTTTAATATCATTAATTGCACTATGCCTGTCTACAATATTTCCATCTTTCAAATCTTGAGAGTCAACTTTAGTAGAGCTCTCCCGAGATTTATCAAACTCTTGatctttcattttctcaaaatgagaaGCTCTTTTAACAACAGTATCTGATTTTTCAGGTAAACATTTTTCACCCAACTGTGTTGAGACAATAGTACTGCTACTTTTATCGTTTTCTGTTAGTTTTTTAGGAGGTGGGTGTCCTTCGTCTGTGGAATCAGCTTTTGAACCACCGTAAAACTGATACACTGGTAATTTACTTTCTGTTAGTTTCTTAACTGGTTGTTTTGATTGTGTTAGAGGCACATTCTGATCCTGTTTCTGTGCTTCTATTTCAAACTTTTGTCGAACAGAACTCACTCTAAAAGTCTTAACGGGGACTGGGGGGCCTGCATCACCTGTCTTTGTCTGCTTAAGATCTTCGTGCTGTTTTGGCTTGTCCTCACTGAACTGTGATAGCATATGCCTCTCGGGACTGTTTGGCAGACTTGCACTTTTCCTTTCATTTGTGCTGCCAAACATCTTCTGTCTGCCTTTGTCCCATTCCTCAGCTGCAGTCTTTTGCTTTTTCTCAGGGCTGCTGCACGTTGAGCTCGGCCCTGACTGTGTCTCTCGTGATAATCTTGTTGGTTTCTTTTTCTCAGGGGACTGGAGCTCATCATTTAACTTTTCAGTTTTGTCCCTAAAAAACTGTGAAACTTCACTCAGTTTCTCCTCTGCCTCTTTAATGGTCCGATCTACTCTATCTTCATATATGAGCTTCTCTCTGTTCCTGTCCTGCCTATCCTGGGCGAATCTCATCCACACCGCATGTTTAGGGCTACCGGGTTCTGTGGTATAATGTAATACTGTAACTTTGTCATATTGCTCATCTTGTGGGGGATATTTACCTGATTTCTCTGATGCATCCCTTGCTGACTTTAATTTGGACTGCTTCCTGGGGCCAGCTACTTTTTCTCCATATATGCCTTCTGCCCCATGGACCTCAGTGGCTACGCTATGCGCCTGATCTGCCACTGAGTCCTCAGTATCAGAATGTGATATGTCTAATTTTTCTGAGAGCAACATTTTTTcagcaaacctgtatgactcccCTCTCAACTCAGATAACTCATCATCATGATACTCAATAGAATGCTGGCTTAGAAGTTTTAAAGCTTTATATGACTCATCTGCAATAAGCTGAGCTGAACCTGGACGAGACTCTTCCTCTTGGGAAACAGGTGTATTGACTCTGGATGTGTCTAAGAAGGACGGAAGTGATTCCTCAGCAGTAAGTTCCTCCTCATCTTGAAGAGTCTCATAATCACCATCAACCCTTTCAACAAGCTCCTTAAGACCTCGGTCACTCCTGCATATAAACTCTGGATGCTTTTTAGTCTCTCTGATTATAACTTCTGTCGGGTCAGTTGTGTTGCCCTTTTCTATGTGAACCTCAATAATTCTCTCAACTTTGGGTTTTTTGTCCTTTTCGAGGAACCGTGGGGACAATTCATCTCCTTTAATGGCATCTTGGCCAGTTTTGTGCTCAAATAAACCGGCAAATTCTTTGGAAGGGTCTCTTCCAGACTGAAAAGCTTTCATTATGTCTCGGACTGACATTGTTTCTCCAGCATCTTTCAGTTGAGGTTTGTGGTAGACCATTCGAGTTGTAGTGGTGATATGAGTTTCTTCTTTGACGCAGGCCAGTTCCTCAGAGCTGGCTTTCATCTGCAAGGCTTTTACCTTATCTTTGATCGAGCTAACTGCTGGCTCAGGCTCAACCGGAGGCTTTAAAACTGCTGCCTCATCCATTAGTGGCTCACAGACCTCCTCAGGATGTTCATAGCTCCTGATGACGTGAACAACCTCAGTTCTGGTTTCTGTTATGACAGGGGGAATAGGCAGATCTGTGAAGGGGGGTTTGGGCCCTGTGCTCTCTGCACTTTGAGGAGCTGATGGGGTCTTTTCACTTCTGGTTTCAAAACCACTATCTGAGAGGGGACTCTTATCTTGTTCATGGGAAAAGTCATCAGGAGATTCCAGGATAGCATCTGTGCCATTGTAGGAATCTGCTAACTTACTCAAGTCTTTCTCTGAGGGAGAGGTCCGCATACCTGTGGGTGGCATTTTGAGCTTGTGCTCCGGTTTTATGGTACGCTTTTGTTTTTCCTCCCCTTCCTTCTTTATTTCATCATACCTGCTCTTTACATCAGCTATTTTTGAAAGGGAACTGGCACCAAGATCATTCATTAAGTAATCAACCACTTTAGCTAAATTGAGATCTTTGTCTGGCACTGACTGTGGCCCGACAGGAAGAGTTGGTTCAAATGTTGGCAGGGAACGCATGGCACTCTGTCGTGCCTCCTCAATTTCATCTTTGGAGAACTCTTCCCATTCATCTTCTGAGGCCCTGTCTTTACTTGAGCTTTTGGCCTCGCTCAGGACATCTTTTGTAAGAATTTCACTAACTTTGACAAGGTCCTCTTTAACTTTCTCAACCAAACTGAAAGGCTCTTCATCCTCCACCCTGGACTCTTTAAAAACATGCGAGTGGAAGCTTTTGGCTGTGGTTGATGAGTCAGTTTGTAAGATTGCAGtcattcttatcagatcttcctTCATATCTGCCACATCCTTAAGAATCTCTTGACTGGATGTCAATGTGGGTGCAGCAGCAGCTTTTAGGACTGTTGGGGAAATAAAAAGTGAGGGCTTTGAGGGTTTAATCCGTGATGTTGAGGACTGTGCTTGGGTGTGTGTCTGAGGTGTGATTGTTATTTTTTCTGGGAGTTTCTTCCCCTGGGGTTCAGGAAGCACACTGACCACGGAGAATACCGGAACGGACATGGAAATGGGTGATATTGATGTGGTGGTAGTGGCTGGTGATCTAAGGGTATCGTAAACAGAACTTGATAAATTTGATCTTAAAGGTGAAGATACAGATTTTAGTGCACTATAATTTGACGTTAAGCCAGCAGTAAGTGTTTTCTCAGCCTCACTGAAGGCTGCACCAACACTGGCCGTAGCTGCTTGCGTTGTGGCCTGTATCCGTTCTTGTAAGCTGTAAACCCCTCCTGTAAACAGACGGGAAGATGCAGAGGAGGATGAGGGGTATTTTATCGGTGAAATGGATCCGTTTAGCAGGACTGTTTCAGTACTGGATATTGTAGGCTTAGCTGATGAAGAAAGTGATGACAGAATCGTACCCCTAGCTGCATCTGTGGTTGTTTTAATAGAGGACAAGCTTGATATGTTTCGAATGG
This region of Cyprinus carpio isolate SPL01 chromosome B12, ASM1834038v1, whole genome shotgun sequence genomic DNA includes:
- the LOC109100368 gene encoding ankyrin-3-like isoform X29, which codes for MATIGTGESEPAQTDSNASYLRAARAGNLEKALDYIKSGVDINICNQNGLNALHLASKEGHVEVVAELIKLGATVDAATKKGNTALHIASLAGQVDVVKELVTNRANINAQSQNGFTPLYMAAQENHLDVVKFLLDNGSSQSIATEDGFTPLAVALQQGHDQVVSLLLENDTKGKVRLPALHIAARKDDTKAAALLLQNDHNADVESKSGFTPLHIAAHYGNINVATLLLNRGAAVDFKARNDITPLHVASKRGNANMVRLLLERGARIDAKTKDGLTPLHCGARSGHEQVLEMLLDRGAPILSKTKNGLSPLHMATQGDHLNCVQLLLHHEVPVDDVTNDYLTALHVAAHCGHYKVAKVLVDKKANPNAKALNGFTPLHIACKKNRIKVMELLLKHGASIQAVTESGLTPIHVAAFMGHENIVTQLTNHGASPNTMNVRGETALHMAARAGQANVVKFLVANGADVDAKAKDDQTPLHISSRLGKPDIVQQLLQHGASPDATTTSGYTPLHLAARDGHKDVGSILLDNGASLGITTKKGFTPLHVAAKYGKIEVAKLLLQKRAPPDAAGKSGLTPLHVAAHYDNQKVALLLLDQGASPHAAAKNGYTPLHIAAKKNQMEIATTLLEYGADTNATTRQGISPLHLAAQEGNVDMVTLLLARETAINLGNKNGLTPLHLAAQEDKVNVSEVLVNHGATIDPETKMGYTPLHVACHYGNIKMVHFLLKNQAKVNAKTKNGYTPLHQAAQQGHTHIINLLLQHGASPNELTVNGNTALAIARRLGYISVVDTLKVVTEETHTTVTVTEKHKLNVPETMNEVLDMSDDEGEDAMTGDTDKYLGPQDLRELGDDSLPQEGYVGFSVGARTASLRSFSSDRSNTLNRSSFTRDSMMIEEILAPNKDTHLTLAKDYNANSMRRCSWTPETLDNVNLVSSPVHSGFLVSFMVDARGGSMRGSRHNGMRIIIPPRKCTAPTRITCRLVKRHKLASLPPMVEGEGLASRLVEVGPAGAQFLGPVIVEIPHFGSMRGKERELIMLRSENGETWKEHHYDCKSEDLVELLNGMDEELDSTADLEKKRICRIITKDFPQYFAVVSRIKQESNQMGPDGGVLSSMTVPLVQASFPEGALTKKIRVGLQAQPVPDEAVKKIIGNRATFSPIVTVEPRRRKFHKPITMTLPVPPLSGEGVVNGYKGDPTPSLRLLCSITGGTSPAQWEDITGTTPLTFMNDCVSFTTNVSARFWLADCHQTPETVGLATQLYRELICVPYMAKFVVFAKMNDPVESSLRCFCMTDDKVDKTLEQQENFEEVARSKDIEVLEGKPIYVDCYGNLAPLTKAGQQLVFNFYAFKENRLPFCVKVRDSSQEPCGRLSFLREPKTSKGLAQTAICNLNITLPGLKKDVDSDPEEETEKPERRHTFASLALRKRYSYLTEPGTKTVERSTTRTLPAGYAHKPVFSTRSYQAWSTAPITVPGQTKCGLGSLSSSPSNTPSVSPLKSVWSISSASPIKSTLGTSNASPAKSVSDVASPIRTYRSMSSPIKTVVQQPQNQVQISSSLLSSPGKTGTDPVSIKGLAASLSSRANLISSPGSMLDRTFTTVTQADSIKSTTNTYTSSFKSTLAPSSIVASSPIRNISSLSSIKTTTDAARGTILSSLSSSAKPTISSTETVLLNGSISPIKYPSSSSASSRLFTGGVYSLQERIQATTQAATASVGAAFSEAEKTLTAGLTSNYSALKSVSSPLRSNLSSSVYDTLRSPATTTTSISPISMSVPVFSVVSVLPEPQGKKLPEKITITPQTHTQAQSSTSRIKPSKPSLFISPTVLKAAAAPTLTSSQEILKDVADMKEDLIRMTAILQTDSSTTAKSFHSHVFKESRVEDEEPFSLVEKVKEDLVKVSEILTKDVLSEAKSSSKDRASEDEWEEFSKDEIEEARQSAMRSLPTFEPTLPVGPQSVPDKDLNLAKVVDYLMNDLGASSLSKIADVKSRYDEIKKEGEEKQKRTIKPEHKLKMPPTGMRTSPSEKDLSKLADSYNGTDAILESPDDFSHEQDKSPLSDSGFETRSEKTPSAPQSAESTGPKPPFTDLPIPPVITETRTEVVHVIRSYEHPEEVCEPLMDEAAVLKPPVEPEPAVSSIKDKVKALQMKASSEELACVKEETHITTTTRMVYHKPQLKDAGETMSVRDIMKAFQSGRDPSKEFAGLFEHKTGQDAIKGDELSPRFLEKDKKPKVERIIEVHIEKGNTTDPTEVIIRETKKHPEFICRSDRGLKELVERVDGDYETLQDEEELTAEESLPSFLDTSRVNTPVSQEEESRPGSAQLIADESYKALKLLSQHSIEYHDDELSELRGESYRFAEKMLLSEKLDISHSDTEDSVADQAHSVATEVHGAEGIYGEKVAGPRKQSKLKSARDASEKSGKYPPQDEQYDKVTVLHYTTEPGSPKHAVWMRFAQDRQDRNREKLIYEDRVDRTIKEAEEKLSEVSQFFRDKTEKLNDELQSPEKKKPTRLSRETQSGPSSTCSSPEKKQKTAAEEWDKGRQKMFGSTNERKSASLPNSPERHMLSQFSEDKPKQHEDLKQTKTGDAGPPVPVKTFRVSSVRQKFEIEAQKQDQNVPLTQSKQPVKKLTESKLPVYQFYGGSKADSTDEGHPPPKKLTENDKSSSTIVSTQLGEKCLPEKSDTVVKRASHFEKMKDQEFDKSRESSTKVDSQDLKDGNIVDRHSAINDIKEQQFLKGDIKNETVKTASFSKDNISRNDFQIKTLMKKTESHIPVRTSPGSSDNNQSKKANQDTLTKLSEKSPSQIPTLTKPRVQGRSELQREEAATKKSEEVSAESRTSGLSDSSLVEKISTVTTRESFKGLKTLPVYVSVQVGKQSDKDMGGGGSNGTFKKMVSSESRTIYAVKQKQPTSPQGSPDDDTLEQFSFIDSSGKSPMTPETPSSEEVSYDLTSRTPDPFIAFMPGIASPIAEVSEESEDSEQGKAIHLTESGPEKGANGKHENGQGTQNKRVAYIEFPPPPPLDSDSSQPEKKGSTPSSEAETELMEVNLQEEHDKHLLAEPIIRVQPPSPVPPGANDSDSSAEEESVFKPIPIKKYTFKIDEDKDLMKSPSKKTDKNGNDKEQGANDNGKAEDYDYEQNGNDQSITDCSIATTAEFSHDTDATEIDSLDGYELQDEDDGLSESIAKPFGFPNENRKDLWALDNMSRPSDRCQSKLEVIHEESPAEDYKKTKAKTDPSNKRNGKDGEKDGKQSDQGLSETYFSYKLDEEFNTPFKTVATKGFDPWSSKGGEDEVVDARIKDDEPKPFGLAVDDKSTATTPDTTPARTPTDESTPTSEPNPFPFHEGKMFEMTRSGAIDMSKRDFVEERLQFFQIGEHTLGGRIGDGVRKPNVVTSNPQIVERAQVKMEDNTVISYNIIQICTDHSDTSHDMEPPPYSEVSSLCSSFKVGLKSSNIERRDFVCVDWDSSQGQTPETAHQVGPDTYSTSKYNQMTDSSRTEPQTYLQTTSSNSRNCSNNANLEALNAGTHCLLQSGIQTEQLLMSDLCSVQLINPCEDSVRKDTGTFRNGSTENDVISKCKDITRKPPKSRLPVRAPHPPLGCKKDLVSSKPIQKIRPVARNRLDPFPDVKPKSRIPMMKVKHVSSSPVGKCRTTTIAKQKGKTQPTKTITNNKRSKPGPVSRSGSKCDQKPLREVGKSSSSSKPSSAVKQVDCLSSEEKKMQAYDKDEESSTSRNTSLSEASQPYHTSRSARDVRSQVEQSRRDRRRRSRRTDGGEGSQGAGPQVAPGVEIKPSPQSPCERTDVRMAIVADHLGLSWTELAREMEFSVDEINQIRVENPNSLTAQSFMLLKKWVSRDGKNATTDALTAVLTKINRLDIVTLLEGPIFDYGNISGTRCFADDSAVSQEQADGYHNIELELKSPSEVTYEPPTPLCEDDFFSEDIRLKFPSSAPVRPSELSLPNTSGPVSADTKPPTVMAEDTSIGGRESVSQEDGSAEDDFGVNKESASPSEQHDSEGASKKSDVFPNSPVKEQKEVQPKLPICVSASEAPGESGKSGFDEEDEDMTQEKIKSLLENINLEEGSEDEEMTEERLQAILSQVQLAEKDMSLVSGLQSETSGTNGKTATLSQGLNTVTQGQRESSQELVSSTPGVQTERQNGEHPELQAKARLSSDASESSSKPKGKARKDSGQEGVSSEALEDRGPNNRGEDISKPKVQQEACRDNESSSDEEETVTTRVYRRRVILKGDQARNIPVETVTEEQFTDEDGNMVTRKVIRKVVRRTAGVEEKGRRKRGKRSQQANRAEQEEQGGPGPHREHTEAGEGGKGIKKEGRQREKVVQS